In the Lysinibacillus sp. PLM2 genome, one interval contains:
- the dsdA gene encoding putative D-serine dehydratase: MNKNKELNNLIQKFPLISKMVEPTNVLWINPKLNQNLRNDVSVTFDEVVEAEQRLQRFAPFIELAFPETKKSKGIIESDLKEIPEMRKFMEGVGGSTIPGKLVLKCDYALPISGSIKARGGIYEVLKHAEKLAIEHGLLSIDENYTKLYEEEMKHFFSKYKIAVGSTGNLGLSIGIMGSSLGFKVTVHMSQDAKEWKKNLLRSKGVKVVEYENDYSLAVEEGRKQAANDPMCHFVDDENSIDLFAGYAVSALRVKEQLQEQNIVVDEEHPLFVYLPCGVGGGPGGVAYGLKEIYGNHVHIFFGEPIQSPCMLLGMMTGLHDEISVNDIGLTNITEADGLAVGRPSKFVGKLMEEVLSGCYTVEDKFLFKSLRAMYEQEQIFMEPSAHAGVYGPIILLNEGSNYLSDNNLNHKMQNATHLIWSTGGDMVPEEQRQYYLLKEIER; the protein is encoded by the coding sequence ATGAATAAAAATAAGGAATTGAACAATTTAATTCAAAAATTCCCATTAATTTCAAAAATGGTTGAGCCAACGAATGTTTTATGGATTAATCCTAAATTAAATCAAAACTTACGTAATGATGTCAGTGTTACTTTTGATGAAGTGGTTGAAGCAGAACAAAGGTTGCAAAGGTTTGCACCATTTATTGAATTAGCATTTCCTGAAACGAAAAAGTCAAAAGGGATTATCGAATCTGATTTAAAAGAGATACCTGAGATGAGGAAATTCATGGAAGGGGTAGGTGGTTCTACGATTCCTGGCAAACTGGTGCTGAAATGTGATTATGCTTTACCTATTTCAGGATCAATTAAAGCCCGGGGTGGAATTTACGAGGTACTCAAACATGCTGAAAAGTTAGCGATTGAACATGGGTTATTAAGCATAGATGAAAATTATACTAAATTGTATGAAGAAGAAATGAAACATTTCTTTAGTAAATATAAAATTGCAGTTGGTTCAACAGGGAATTTAGGTTTAAGCATTGGAATTATGGGCTCATCATTAGGTTTTAAGGTGACGGTTCATATGTCACAGGATGCAAAAGAATGGAAGAAAAACCTACTTAGAAGTAAAGGTGTAAAAGTGGTTGAATATGAAAATGATTACAGTTTAGCTGTTGAAGAAGGGAGAAAACAAGCTGCGAATGATCCGATGTGCCATTTTGTGGATGATGAGAATTCGATAGATCTATTTGCTGGTTATGCAGTCAGTGCATTAAGAGTTAAAGAACAGCTTCAAGAGCAAAATATAGTAGTAGATGAAGAACATCCATTATTTGTTTATTTACCTTGCGGTGTAGGAGGAGGTCCTGGTGGAGTAGCCTATGGATTGAAAGAAATCTATGGAAACCATGTACATATCTTTTTTGGTGAACCAATTCAATCTCCATGTATGCTTTTAGGTATGATGACAGGGCTACATGATGAAATTAGTGTTAATGATATTGGATTAACGAATATAACAGAAGCCGATGGGCTTGCAGTTGGTAGACCCTCGAAATTTGTTGGAAAATTGATGGAGGAAGTTTTAAGTGGTTGTTACACAGTTGAAGACAAGTTTTTATTTAAAAGTTTAAGAGCAATGTATGAACAGGAACAAATTTTCATGGAGCCATCTGCTCATGCAGGGGTTTATGGACCAATCATTTTACTAAATGAAGGTTCAAATTATTTAAGTGATAATAACTTGAATCATAAAATGCAAAATGCAACACATTTAATTTGGTCTACAGGTGGGGATATGGTTCCAGAAGAACAAAGACAATATTATTTATTAAAAGAAATAGAAAGATAA
- the coaW gene encoding type II pantothenate kinase yields MQKVIGIDAGGTLTKLAFINEKNELQYKVFPSNNFSLVKDWIESNPQIEEIGLTGGRTEQLLKVLKTMKSIEYIVEFEATIKGVKYLLEQEGHHLDKSIITNIGTGTSIHYMEGNFHTRVGGTGVGGGTLTGLSTIMTGVSNFGEIVERASLGSRENIDLFVKDIFQGMEAPIEGHLTASNFGNVSIMNNTKIEPNNLLATIQALVGEVITTLSIQFAEQKECEHIIYIGSTLMNNEYLKKVIGNYTILKKHKPIFLTNSGYAGALGALLNKSNEK; encoded by the coding sequence ATGCAAAAAGTCATAGGAATTGATGCAGGCGGTACCTTAACAAAGCTAGCTTTTATCAACGAAAAAAATGAGCTTCAATATAAAGTATTTCCATCAAATAATTTTTCCTTAGTGAAGGATTGGATTGAATCAAATCCACAAATAGAAGAAATTGGTTTAACAGGTGGACGAACAGAGCAATTATTAAAGGTGCTCAAAACAATGAAATCTATTGAATACATAGTTGAATTTGAAGCTACGATTAAAGGTGTAAAATATCTATTAGAACAAGAAGGTCATCATTTAGATAAAAGTATTATTACAAATATTGGAACTGGAACATCAATCCACTATATGGAAGGTAATTTCCATACACGTGTCGGTGGAACTGGGGTTGGTGGAGGAACGTTAACAGGGCTTTCTACGATTATGACAGGCGTTTCTAATTTTGGTGAAATCGTTGAAAGGGCTTCATTAGGAAGTCGGGAAAACATTGACTTATTTGTAAAAGATATTTTCCAAGGAATGGAAGCTCCTATTGAAGGACATTTAACAGCGAGTAATTTTGGTAATGTTAGTATTATGAATAATACGAAAATCGAACCAAATAATTTGCTTGCGACAATACAGGCGCTAGTTGGAGAAGTAATTACTACATTAAGTATACAATTTGCTGAGCAAAAAGAATGTGAGCATATTATATACATTGGATCTACATTAATGAATAATGAATACTTAAAAAAAGTTATTGGGAATTATACGATTTTAAAGAAACATAAACCCATTTTCTTAACTAATAGTGGTTATGCTGGAGCATTAGGTGCTTTATTAAATAAAAGTAATGAAAAATAA
- the rnhA gene encoding ribonuclease H translates to MLEVYIDGASSGNPGPSGIGIFIKGEGHLIQISEYIGETNNHIAEFKALIRGLEEALKLKTSIVSVRSDSKIVVSSMEKQYVKSEEYKPLLEKALQLSNEFDLFFIKWIPDNQNKAADTLARHAILKGKQNN, encoded by the coding sequence ATGTTAGAAGTGTATATAGATGGTGCAAGTTCTGGAAATCCTGGTCCAAGTGGAATAGGTATTTTTATAAAGGGTGAAGGTCACTTAATTCAAATTAGTGAATATATAGGTGAAACAAATAATCATATTGCCGAGTTCAAAGCTTTAATACGCGGCTTAGAGGAAGCCTTAAAGTTAAAAACTAGCATTGTTTCAGTTCGTTCAGACTCAAAAATTGTTGTGTCTTCAATGGAGAAACAATATGTTAAAAGTGAAGAATATAAACCATTACTTGAAAAGGCCCTTCAGCTCTCAAATGAATTTGATTTGTTTTTTATTAAATGGATCCCGGATAACCAAAATAAAGCGGCAGATACTTTAGCTCGTCATGCCATATTAAAAGGCAAACAAAACAATTAG
- a CDS encoding multidrug transporter: protein MQLKANLLLVIVTMFWGMSYMFYVMGLETLEVFNTVALRSLIAFILAGLIFYKKLMKLDKKIVLYGMIQGFFLVGAIGFPMIGVMTTPTANAGFLVSLTVVLVPIITSIIEKKLPTRTVCIAIICTMIGIILLTFNSSLTLQVGDIFCLLTAFSYSIYIVLNGKFTKNVDSLAFGIFQMGFAAIISGCICLLFETPQIPSTSSSWIAVLGLGVLCSAFGFIGQTVAQQYTTPTHTGLIFSLEPIFAAIFAIIFLGEIITIQLIIGGLFILVGNVIAQLEQFKTLKVIQKSNDIIIKETI, encoded by the coding sequence ATGCAATTAAAAGCAAATTTATTATTAGTAATCGTCACGATGTTTTGGGGAATGTCCTATATGTTTTATGTGATGGGACTAGAAACGTTAGAGGTTTTTAATACAGTGGCCTTACGAAGTTTAATTGCATTTATTTTGGCAGGACTTATTTTTTATAAAAAACTAATGAAACTTGACAAAAAAATTGTCCTATATGGTATGATACAAGGTTTTTTCCTTGTTGGAGCTATTGGATTTCCTATGATTGGTGTTATGACAACACCTACTGCTAATGCAGGATTTTTAGTAAGTTTAACTGTTGTTCTCGTTCCAATTATAACTAGTATAATCGAAAAAAAATTACCGACTCGTACAGTTTGTATCGCCATCATTTGTACGATGATCGGTATCATCCTATTAACTTTTAATAGTTCTCTTACTTTACAAGTAGGAGATATTTTCTGTCTACTTACTGCATTTTCTTATTCAATTTATATCGTCTTGAATGGGAAATTTACTAAAAATGTAGATTCTTTAGCTTTTGGTATTTTTCAAATGGGATTTGCAGCGATTATTAGCGGGTGTATTTGTTTACTTTTTGAAACACCACAAATTCCATCCACTTCTTCTTCATGGATAGCTGTCCTTGGCTTAGGAGTACTTTGTAGTGCATTTGGGTTCATCGGTCAAACGGTTGCACAACAATATACGACACCAACACATACTGGTTTAATTTTTTCACTAGAACCAATATTTGCAGCGATTTTTGCAATTATTTTTTTAGGAGAAATTATAACGATCCAACTCATTATCGGCGGATTGTTTATACTTGTAGGTAATGTTATCGCTCAGCTAGAACAATTTAAAACTTTAAAAGTCATTCAAAAATCAAATGACATAATTATTAAAGAAACAATCTAA
- a CDS encoding LysR family transcriptional regulator has protein sequence MSLLKYEIFNKVAEIGSFTRAGEILGLTQSAVSHAISSLEKELGFPLIHRSKTGLKLTNDGQTILNAIRQVLQAEELLKQEAANINGVTSGTVKIGTFSSISSKWMPILIKKMEQKYPGIRIELREGDYYEIEQMLIDGEIDCGFLNGTYSNQFHFKPLFRDRLLCIVSSSSPLYLKKSIDIEEVELEPFILTSYSGMNDVMTVLELNNVKPTIRFELYDETGIVSMVEHGLGISILPELVIKTLPPKVRAIPLKQNCYRTIGLATKQKLSPATKIFIEVLLNWLSSNEKISQIEYTKEI, from the coding sequence ATGAGTTTATTAAAATACGAAATATTTAATAAGGTCGCTGAAATAGGAAGCTTTACTAGGGCTGGCGAAATACTCGGTTTAACTCAATCTGCAGTTAGTCATGCTATTTCGAGCTTAGAAAAAGAACTTGGATTCCCATTGATTCATCGTAGTAAAACCGGATTAAAATTAACGAATGATGGACAAACCATACTAAATGCCATAAGACAAGTACTACAGGCAGAGGAACTTCTTAAACAAGAGGCAGCGAATATAAACGGAGTTACAAGTGGTACAGTGAAGATTGGTACATTTTCAAGTATTTCCTCTAAGTGGATGCCCATTTTAATAAAAAAAATGGAACAAAAGTATCCAGGAATACGAATTGAATTGCGCGAAGGGGATTATTATGAGATTGAACAAATGCTGATTGATGGAGAAATTGATTGTGGGTTTTTGAATGGAACCTATTCGAATCAGTTTCATTTCAAGCCACTATTTCGGGACCGCCTTCTTTGTATCGTATCTAGTAGCAGCCCCCTTTACTTAAAAAAATCTATAGATATAGAGGAAGTAGAACTAGAACCGTTTATACTAACTTCGTATAGTGGTATGAATGATGTAATGACAGTTTTAGAATTGAATAATGTAAAACCAACAATTCGATTTGAATTATATGATGAAACGGGAATTGTTTCTATGGTGGAACATGGATTGGGGATTTCTATTTTACCGGAGCTCGTTATAAAAACGTTGCCTCCAAAGGTGCGAGCAATACCATTAAAACAAAATTGTTATCGTACAATTGGCTTGGCAACAAAACAAAAATTATCCCCAGCTACGAAAATTTTTATAGAAGTGCTTTTAAATTGGTTATCCTCTAATGAAAAAATATCACAAATTGAGTACACTAAGGAAATATAA
- the coaBC gene encoding hypothetical protein, whose amino-acid sequence MSTLRKYKQFIEETGDSVKDLQGKTVLITSGGTLEKWDRVRGHTNLSKGTMGCFLAEAALTKGAKVIYLHGYFAKLPESAKSMRTIMFEGIEDLAKKMKRIIQSEQVDVVIMAAAGSDWVIDKVYDQSGNLMEEKGKMPSDEPPIIHFKKAPKVLGQIKQWDKKLTLIGFKLEATDDIDFLIKRAKIRMESSNAEYMVANSSNSLYGKDEPHFIISSHGDVTRVEGKENTANTLFEILANS is encoded by the coding sequence TTGAGTACACTAAGGAAATATAAGCAATTTATTGAAGAGACAGGTGATAGTGTGAAAGACTTACAGGGAAAAACAGTATTAATAACAAGTGGGGGAACTCTTGAAAAATGGGATCGTGTTCGCGGTCATACAAATTTATCGAAGGGAACGATGGGTTGCTTTCTCGCAGAAGCAGCGTTAACAAAAGGGGCAAAAGTTATTTATTTACATGGTTATTTTGCAAAACTACCTGAAAGTGCAAAATCGATGCGAACAATCATGTTTGAAGGGATAGAGGACTTAGCTAAAAAAATGAAAAGAATAATTCAATCAGAACAAGTTGACGTTGTTATTATGGCTGCTGCTGGATCTGATTGGGTGATTGATAAAGTATATGATCAGTCTGGAAACCTAATGGAGGAAAAGGGAAAAATGCCATCTGATGAACCGCCGATTATTCACTTTAAAAAGGCTCCAAAGGTATTGGGGCAGATTAAACAATGGGATAAAAAACTAACTTTAATCGGTTTTAAGCTTGAAGCGACAGATGATATTGATTTTTTAATAAAACGGGCGAAGATAAGAATGGAATCCTCCAATGCGGAATATATGGTTGCCAATAGCTCAAATTCTTTATATGGAAAAGATGAGCCTCATTTTATCATTTCTTCTCATGGCGATGTAACACGAGTTGAAGGGAAAGAAAATACAGCAAATACATTATTTGAAATACTTGCAAATTCTTAA
- a CDS encoding proline--tRNA ligase, protein MSLQSVREHLKKFNREQDILEYEQISATVEQAAVALNVIPARIAKTLSFKDKEGNAFLVVTAGDAKVDNRKFRDEFEVKAKMLNADEVVEQTGHVIGGVCPFGLANDLPIYLDKSMKRFSTVFPACGSINSAIELTCDELMEYSGALKWVDVSKDWDEQLNDSSKYESVSK, encoded by the coding sequence ATGTCTTTGCAAAGTGTCCGTGAACATCTGAAAAAGTTTAACCGTGAACAAGATATTCTTGAATATGAACAAATAAGTGCAACTGTTGAACAAGCTGCAGTAGCTTTAAATGTAATTCCTGCTCGTATTGCAAAAACTTTATCCTTCAAAGATAAAGAAGGAAATGCATTTCTAGTTGTTACCGCTGGGGATGCAAAGGTTGATAATCGAAAATTTCGAGATGAATTTGAAGTGAAAGCAAAAATGCTAAATGCAGACGAGGTTGTGGAACAAACTGGACACGTCATTGGTGGTGTCTGTCCTTTTGGATTAGCCAATGATTTACCGATATATTTAGATAAATCGATGAAACGTTTTTCAACGGTATTTCCAGCATGTGGAAGTATTAACTCGGCAATTGAACTTACTTGTGATGAATTAATGGAGTACTCTGGTGCATTAAAATGGGTTGATGTGAGTAAAGATTGGGATGAACAATTAAACGATTCATCAAAATATGAATCTGTTTCTAAGTAA
- a CDS encoding sulfurtransferase, with translation MYKLDHIVHFVESPDKLIEQTKNIGLYTVPGGKHDMWGTYNSLCYFGLSYIEYIGIFDEQLYLQSAKEPFTLHETYLKRNRKNGFNRIALRTNTIDEDAKRLKALGLSVFGPQNFSRTRPDGSVVKWKLLHFGFQDQDLDLPFLIEWEGEDQERYEELLQLDTIKKHPLGNLKIKEIVFSVPNLKIAEKWARLFEYKVEKSDTFIKLIATEYELTFYKKDNSPSEISHVTISGSTEEKEIVIENGKYIFVK, from the coding sequence ATGTATAAGCTTGATCACATTGTTCATTTTGTAGAAAGTCCTGATAAATTAATAGAACAAACGAAAAATATTGGACTTTATACAGTTCCTGGTGGAAAACATGATATGTGGGGGACATATAACTCCTTATGTTATTTTGGTCTTTCATACATAGAATATATCGGCATTTTTGATGAACAGCTCTACTTACAGTCTGCCAAGGAACCATTTACTTTGCATGAAACCTATTTAAAAAGAAATAGAAAAAACGGTTTTAATCGAATTGCTCTTCGAACAAATACAATCGATGAAGATGCGAAAAGATTAAAAGCACTCGGTTTATCTGTATTTGGTCCACAGAATTTCTCAAGAACACGTCCTGATGGATCAGTTGTAAAATGGAAATTACTTCATTTTGGATTCCAAGATCAAGATTTGGACTTGCCATTTCTAATAGAGTGGGAAGGTGAGGATCAAGAACGTTACGAAGAATTATTACAGCTAGATACAATTAAAAAACATCCGCTTGGAAATTTAAAAATAAAAGAAATTGTATTTTCAGTACCAAATTTAAAAATCGCTGAGAAATGGGCGAGGTTATTTGAATATAAAGTTGAGAAAAGTGACACTTTCATTAAGTTAATAGCTACTGAATACGAATTGACCTTTTATAAAAAAGATAATTCACCTTCAGAAATAAGTCATGTAACAATTTCAGGTTCAACTGAAGAGAAAGAAATTGTAATCGAAAATGGAAAATATATCTTTGTAAAATAA
- the cspD gene encoding cold-shock protein CspD: MHQGRVKWFSNDKGYGFIESNDGQEVFVHFTGIMGEGFRTLEDGQEVSFLIVEGNRGPQATNVTKI; this comes from the coding sequence ATGCATCAAGGAAGGGTTAAGTGGTTCAGTAATGACAAAGGATACGGTTTTATTGAGAGTAATGATGGGCAGGAGGTATTTGTGCATTTTACAGGGATTATGGGAGAAGGATTTCGTACATTAGAAGATGGGCAAGAAGTGTCTTTTTTAATCGTAGAAGGAAATCGTGGTCCACAAGCAACAAATGTGACGAAAATATAA
- a CDS encoding phosphohydrolase yields the protein MDIINQLKEKVENIYNQYDASHDFAHIERVIQNAEAILESEPTADRETVLVAVLLHDVSDKKYTDNKNLENQLLDELPLTLEQQQQIREIIESVSFNGGNEKPAKTLEAKIVRDADRLDAIGAIGIARTFAYGGAKGRKLYDDAEEARMEMTEEEYRSKNTASVTHFYEKLLLLKDLMTTEKGKQMAEERHAFMLSFLQQLKKEREGIS from the coding sequence TTGGATATTATTAATCAATTAAAAGAAAAGGTAGAGAACATATACAATCAATACGATGCTAGTCATGATTTTGCCCATATTGAACGTGTAATACAAAATGCTGAAGCGATTCTAGAAAGTGAACCTACTGCTGATAGAGAAACAGTGCTAGTAGCTGTTTTGTTACATGATGTTAGTGATAAAAAATATACGGATAATAAAAATTTAGAAAATCAGCTGTTAGATGAGCTTCCTTTAACGTTAGAACAACAGCAACAAATTCGTGAAATAATTGAAAGTGTGTCCTTTAACGGGGGAAACGAAAAACCTGCAAAAACATTGGAGGCAAAAATTGTAAGAGATGCGGATAGACTGGATGCCATCGGAGCAATCGGCATTGCGCGGACTTTTGCTTATGGCGGAGCTAAAGGAAGAAAACTATATGATGATGCAGAAGAAGCACGAATGGAAATGACAGAGGAAGAATATAGAAGTAAAAATACAGCTTCTGTTACTCATTTTTATGAAAAACTATTATTATTAAAAGATTTGATGACAACTGAAAAAGGAAAGCAAATGGCTGAAGAAAGACATGCTTTTATGTTATCCTTTTTACAACAGCTTAAAAAGGAAAGAGAAGGAATCTCATGA
- a CDS encoding ABC transporter ATP-binding protein — MSHLIVSNLTKTVGDKTLFKNIEFTIYEGERAGLIGINGTGKSTLLSILAGVQDADIINMDHPNKYSIAYLPQEPTFTEGETVLQAVFSGNSPILKLNREYEDTVVQLSNNPSSEDLQNKLFRLQQQMDMEKAWDINALAKSSLTKLGIDMYDEIVSNLSGGQQKRVALAKVLIEPADLYLLDEPTNHLDVQSTEWLQEMVTRLRGAVIFITHDRYFLDEVSTHIYELADQTLYRHVGNYADYLEARAIREEMHAATQDKLRNRYRSELKWIRRGAKARTTKQKARIQRFEELDTKIERGTNDSNLEMSLATTRLGKKVLEGEKLSKAYGERVIIKDFNFLLQQGDRIGIIGANGYGKSTLLNILAGELQPDFGEVIVGATVKRAHFKQVLPVMNENQRMIEYIREASNDITDAEGTRYSAAQMLERFLFPLHTHGTQIGKLSGGERKRLHLLKLLMEQPNVLLLDEPTNDLDIETLGVLEDFIEHFPGVVLTISHDRFFLDRIAKKLWILDGQGNVDESLEVYSDYLEKQNLLQKDEIKEEKIEKPKQQKVKNDKKKLSFKEQKEWETISDSIAQVENEIMLTEEGIANAGSDYTKLQQLTEKLDQLNKEYERLIERWSYLEDIVKG; from the coding sequence ATGAGTCATTTAATTGTTTCAAATTTAACGAAAACAGTAGGCGATAAAACGCTCTTTAAAAATATAGAATTTACGATTTACGAAGGAGAACGCGCTGGTCTTATTGGTATTAATGGGACAGGTAAGTCCACATTACTCTCCATATTAGCGGGAGTTCAAGATGCTGATATCATTAATATGGACCATCCGAATAAATACAGTATCGCATATTTACCTCAAGAGCCAACATTCACAGAAGGAGAAACGGTTTTACAGGCTGTTTTCTCGGGTAATTCACCAATATTAAAATTAAATCGCGAATATGAGGATACGGTCGTCCAATTATCAAATAACCCTAGTTCGGAAGATTTGCAAAATAAGCTTTTTCGATTACAACAACAAATGGATATGGAAAAGGCATGGGATATCAATGCCCTTGCAAAGTCGTCTTTAACCAAGCTTGGTATTGATATGTATGATGAAATCGTTTCGAATTTGTCGGGGGGGCAACAAAAACGTGTAGCCTTAGCAAAAGTATTAATCGAGCCAGCTGATTTATATTTATTGGATGAGCCTACAAACCATCTTGATGTCCAATCAACAGAATGGTTGCAGGAAATGGTTACACGCTTACGTGGTGCGGTTATTTTCATTACCCATGATCGATACTTTTTAGATGAAGTATCAACGCATATATATGAGCTTGCAGATCAAACATTGTACCGACATGTTGGGAATTACGCCGATTATCTAGAAGCACGAGCAATTCGTGAAGAAATGCATGCAGCCACGCAAGATAAATTACGGAATCGATACCGTTCAGAGTTAAAATGGATTCGTCGTGGTGCTAAAGCACGTACAACAAAGCAAAAAGCAAGAATTCAACGTTTTGAAGAGTTAGATACTAAAATTGAACGTGGAACTAACGATTCTAATTTAGAAATGTCCCTTGCAACTACTCGGTTAGGAAAGAAAGTATTAGAAGGTGAAAAACTTTCTAAAGCCTATGGCGAACGTGTCATTATAAAGGACTTTAACTTTTTACTTCAGCAAGGTGATCGTATTGGCATTATAGGTGCAAACGGTTATGGTAAGTCAACTTTATTGAATATCCTTGCGGGTGAACTCCAGCCGGATTTTGGTGAGGTTATTGTTGGCGCAACAGTAAAAAGAGCACATTTTAAACAAGTGCTACCTGTAATGAATGAAAATCAAAGAATGATAGAGTATATTCGTGAAGCATCCAATGATATTACCGATGCGGAGGGAACTCGATATTCAGCTGCTCAAATGTTAGAGCGATTTCTATTTCCATTACATACACATGGAACGCAGATTGGAAAATTATCAGGCGGGGAAAGAAAAAGACTTCATTTGCTAAAATTGTTAATGGAGCAACCGAATGTGTTGTTATTGGATGAGCCTACCAATGATTTAGATATTGAAACTTTGGGTGTATTGGAAGATTTCATTGAGCATTTCCCTGGGGTAGTGCTAACCATTTCCCACGATCGTTTCTTTTTAGATCGAATTGCTAAAAAATTGTGGATTTTAGATGGGCAAGGCAATGTGGATGAAAGCCTAGAGGTATATAGTGATTATTTAGAAAAACAAAATCTCCTTCAAAAAGATGAGATAAAAGAAGAAAAAATAGAAAAACCAAAACAACAAAAAGTAAAAAATGATAAGAAAAAATTGTCTTTTAAAGAGCAAAAGGAATGGGAAACAATAAGTGATTCCATTGCTCAAGTAGAAAATGAAATAATGTTAACAGAAGAAGGAATAGCAAATGCAGGTTCTGACTACACAAAATTACAGCAACTAACAGAAAAGCTCGATCAATTAAATAAAGAATACGAAAGATTGATTGAAAGATGGTCATACCTTGAAGATATCGTAAAAGGATAG
- the ypgR gene encoding hypothetical protein: MKIVTVEPTPSPNSMKVVIDEELPFGKSYNYTKENVAEAPSEIQAILNVEGVKGVYHVADFLAVERNAKYNWETILSSIRNALGEKSDNVEQSEQAVEHYGEVFVHVQMFRGIPLQIKVFDSSSEHRISTGERFAQAFQSVEIDKMDDNYLLERKWVDFGVRYGEKEDIAQNVLKEIDATYPSDRIEKLVEAANSKNTVTVERKKITLEQFENEDDWQKRYQMLDQIPDPEVEDLPLLEKALEDDQMSIRRLATVYLGMIEDLAVVPALSQALKDKSAAVRRTAGDCMSDLGLVEFEPAMIEALKDKNKLVRWRAAMYLYETGTEKCLNALHEAENDPEFEVKLQVKMAIARIEQGEEAKGSVWKQMTDR; this comes from the coding sequence ATGAAAATCGTAACAGTTGAACCAACCCCAAGTCCTAACTCTATGAAAGTTGTCATTGATGAGGAGTTACCCTTTGGAAAAAGCTATAATTATACTAAAGAAAATGTGGCAGAAGCTCCTTCAGAAATACAGGCAATTTTAAATGTTGAAGGTGTAAAGGGCGTTTATCATGTAGCAGATTTCTTGGCTGTAGAACGAAATGCAAAGTATAATTGGGAAACAATTTTATCAAGTATTCGCAACGCACTAGGCGAAAAAAGTGACAACGTAGAACAATCGGAACAAGCGGTAGAACATTATGGAGAAGTATTTGTCCATGTTCAAATGTTCAGAGGAATACCACTTCAAATTAAAGTGTTTGATTCTTCCTCTGAGCATCGAATTTCAACAGGCGAACGTTTTGCACAAGCGTTCCAATCGGTTGAAATTGATAAAATGGATGATAATTACTTACTAGAACGCAAATGGGTTGACTTTGGTGTACGCTACGGTGAAAAAGAGGATATTGCACAAAATGTGTTAAAGGAAATTGATGCAACATATCCATCAGATCGGATAGAAAAATTAGTAGAAGCTGCAAATTCAAAAAACACGGTAACTGTCGAGCGTAAGAAAATAACACTTGAACAGTTTGAAAATGAGGATGATTGGCAAAAACGCTATCAAATGCTAGATCAAATACCAGATCCTGAAGTTGAAGATTTACCTCTTCTTGAAAAAGCTTTAGAGGACGATCAAATGTCAATTCGTCGTTTAGCAACCGTATATTTGGGTATGATTGAAGATCTTGCTGTTGTGCCTGCTCTTTCTCAAGCTTTAAAAGATAAAAGTGCTGCTGTAAGAAGAACAGCAGGAGACTGTATGAGTGATTTAGGACTTGTCGAATTTGAACCAGCTATGATTGAAGCGCTTAAGGATAAAAATAAACTTGTTCGTTGGCGCGCGGCGATGTATTTATATGAAACAGGTACAGAAAAATGTTTAAATGCATTGCATGAGGCCGAGAATGATCCGGAATTTGAAGTAAAGCTTCAAGTTAAAATGGCGATTGCACGTATTGAACAAGGTGAAGAAGCAAAAGGCTCTGTTTGGAAACAAATGACGGATAGATAA